One Corynebacterium appendicis CIP 107643 DNA window includes the following coding sequences:
- a CDS encoding metal ABC transporter permease, with the protein MSEWLATAVDTTQYLLGIDFVQVTLVACALLGVLSGVMAPLIVVRQMSFSVHATSELALMGAAAALLFGLNVGIGAVAGAVIAAVVLAALGFRGQQDSAVGVVMSFGMGLSVLFIHLYPGNSNRALALLTGQIVGISGQNLWLLAGTTLLVVVTVAALWRPLLFASADPVMATASGVNVRAMSVLFAVLVGVASAQSVQIVGALLVMSLLITPGAAATQITASPVRAIAWSVLFAEVSAVGGMILSLAPGVPVSVFVAFISFGIYLVCRVIGGVQRRRVGGAKAAKAS; encoded by the coding sequence GTGAGTGAATGGCTCGCAACGGCAGTGGACACGACGCAGTATCTGCTCGGCATCGACTTCGTCCAGGTCACCCTCGTTGCGTGCGCCTTGCTCGGTGTGCTCTCCGGCGTTATGGCGCCGCTGATCGTGGTGCGCCAGATGTCGTTTTCCGTCCACGCGACCTCCGAGCTCGCCCTCATGGGCGCCGCGGCTGCTCTGCTCTTCGGCCTCAATGTCGGCATCGGCGCAGTCGCCGGCGCGGTGATCGCGGCGGTCGTCCTGGCTGCGCTCGGCTTCCGCGGGCAGCAGGACTCGGCTGTCGGCGTGGTGATGAGCTTCGGCATGGGCCTATCCGTGCTTTTCATCCACCTCTACCCCGGCAATTCCAACCGGGCGCTAGCACTGCTGACGGGCCAGATCGTGGGTATTTCCGGCCAGAATCTGTGGCTGCTCGCCGGCACGACACTTCTCGTTGTCGTGACAGTGGCAGCGCTGTGGCGGCCGCTCCTCTTCGCCTCCGCCGACCCGGTCATGGCGACGGCCTCCGGCGTGAATGTCCGCGCGATGTCCGTGCTCTTCGCCGTCCTCGTCGGCGTGGCGTCGGCTCAGTCGGTGCAGATCGTCGGCGCACTGCTGGTCATGTCGCTGCTGATCACACCCGGCGCGGCCGCGACCCAGATCACCGCGAGCCCCGTGCGCGCCATCGCGTGGTCGGTGCTTTTCGCCGAAGTCTCCGCTGTCGGCGGCATGATCCTCTCTCTGGCGCCGGGCGTGCCGGTGAGCGTGTTCGTCGCATTCATTTCGTTCGGCATCTACCTGGTGTGCCGAGTGATCGGCGGGGTGCAGCGCCGGCGCGTGGGCGGAGCGAAAGCAGCGAAGGCCAGCTAG
- a CDS encoding S9 family peptidase — translation MSETPTAPVAAKHPITRTFHGREFVDDYEWLRDKESPETLAYLEAENAYTKEQTAHLDGLTETIYNEIKSRVKETDMSVPQRQGGWWYYGRTEEGKNYGISCRVPVADGSDPWAPPTLPDDGSGLPGEQVLLDFNALAEGHEFFSVGASSVSTSGRYLAFSTDTAGDERFDLKVKDLETEQLLDDDIPGIFYGATWAGEDHIFYIRVDDAWRPHQVWRHKLGTDASDDVLVYEEADEKFGVGVAADRSERYILIVSASSLTTDYRVLPMDDPEGEFEVLWPREAGIEYNVDLAVLEQGGKKEERWVVTHNAHGPNSSVGVCAAGGELPPLRELTELMPHDDEVRIEGTDSYRDFIFAAYRRGGIGRLAVADLTGGEFGAFRELEFDEELYTAGLAGNPEWDAPVVRISYTSFTQPAQVLDYRVATGDLTLLKEQEVRGGYNPDEYVAERMWATADDGTKVPMSVVRRADADVDKPAPCLLYGYGSYEASTDPAFSVARLSLLDRGMVWACAHVRGGGEMGRLWYDNGKMLAKKNTFTDFVACADALIDEGVTAPSMLVAEGGSAGGLLMGAVANLAPEKFAGIQAIVPFVDPLTSILKPELPLTVGEWEEWGDPYHDPQVYDYMATYAPYENVEAKDYPDILAVTSINDTRVLYVEPAKWIAKLRATATGGQFLLKTEMAAGHGGVSGRYAKWKQTAFEYAWTLHTAGAVS, via the coding sequence ATGAGTGAAACGCCCACAGCACCTGTAGCAGCGAAGCACCCGATCACGCGCACCTTCCACGGCCGCGAGTTCGTGGACGATTACGAATGGCTGCGCGACAAGGAGTCGCCGGAAACGCTCGCGTACTTGGAGGCGGAGAACGCCTACACGAAGGAGCAGACGGCGCACCTGGACGGCCTGACGGAGACGATCTACAACGAGATCAAGTCGCGGGTGAAGGAGACGGACATGTCCGTCCCGCAGCGCCAGGGCGGATGGTGGTACTACGGCCGCACGGAGGAGGGCAAGAACTACGGCATCAGCTGCCGCGTGCCTGTCGCCGACGGCAGTGACCCGTGGGCGCCGCCGACACTTCCGGATGACGGTTCGGGACTTCCGGGGGAGCAGGTCCTGCTCGATTTCAACGCGCTCGCCGAGGGCCACGAGTTCTTCTCGGTCGGCGCGTCGAGCGTCAGCACGTCGGGCCGCTACCTGGCGTTTTCCACGGACACCGCAGGCGACGAGCGCTTCGATCTCAAGGTCAAGGATCTCGAGACGGAGCAATTGCTTGACGACGACATCCCCGGCATCTTCTACGGTGCCACCTGGGCCGGTGAAGACCACATCTTCTATATCCGGGTCGATGATGCGTGGCGCCCCCACCAGGTGTGGCGCCACAAGCTGGGCACTGACGCCTCGGACGATGTGCTCGTCTACGAGGAAGCGGACGAGAAATTCGGCGTTGGCGTGGCGGCGGACCGTTCCGAGCGCTACATCCTCATCGTCTCCGCGTCGTCGCTGACCACCGATTACCGCGTGCTGCCCATGGACGACCCGGAAGGGGAATTCGAGGTGCTCTGGCCCCGCGAGGCGGGCATCGAATACAACGTGGATCTTGCCGTCCTCGAGCAGGGCGGCAAGAAAGAGGAACGATGGGTGGTCACCCACAACGCGCACGGCCCGAATTCCTCGGTGGGCGTCTGCGCCGCGGGCGGGGAGCTTCCGCCGCTGCGCGAGCTGACCGAGCTCATGCCGCACGACGATGAGGTGCGTATCGAGGGCACGGATTCTTACCGCGACTTCATCTTCGCCGCTTATCGACGCGGCGGGATCGGCCGCCTCGCCGTCGCCGACCTGACGGGAGGCGAGTTCGGCGCATTCCGCGAGCTGGAATTCGACGAGGAACTCTACACCGCGGGCTTGGCCGGCAACCCGGAGTGGGACGCGCCGGTGGTGCGCATCAGCTACACCTCGTTCACCCAGCCGGCGCAGGTGCTCGACTACCGCGTGGCCACCGGCGATCTCACCCTTCTCAAAGAGCAGGAAGTCCGCGGCGGCTACAACCCGGACGAATACGTCGCAGAGCGTATGTGGGCCACCGCCGACGACGGGACCAAGGTGCCGATGTCGGTGGTGAGGCGGGCAGACGCGGACGTCGATAAGCCTGCTCCTTGCTTGTTGTACGGCTACGGATCCTACGAAGCGTCGACGGATCCCGCCTTTTCCGTGGCGCGGCTGAGCTTGCTCGACCGCGGAATGGTGTGGGCGTGCGCACACGTGCGCGGCGGCGGCGAGATGGGCCGCCTGTGGTACGACAACGGCAAGATGCTGGCGAAGAAGAACACGTTCACCGACTTCGTGGCTTGCGCCGACGCGCTTATCGACGAAGGCGTCACCGCTCCCTCCATGCTCGTCGCCGAGGGCGGCTCCGCCGGTGGCCTGCTCATGGGCGCCGTGGCGAATCTCGCGCCCGAGAAATTCGCGGGCATCCAGGCGATCGTGCCGTTCGTCGACCCGTTGACCTCGATTTTGAAGCCCGAACTCCCGCTGACCGTCGGCGAATGGGAGGAATGGGGCGACCCCTACCACGACCCCCAAGTCTACGACTACATGGCCACTTACGCGCCGTACGAGAATGTCGAGGCGAAGGATTACCCGGATATTCTCGCGGTAACCAGCATCAACGACACCCGCGTGCTGTACGTCGAGCCGGCGAAGTGGATCGCGAAGCTGCGCGCGACCGCGACCGGCGGGCAGTTCCTGCTGAAAACCGAGATGGCCGCTGGCCACGGCGGTGTTTCCGGCCGCTACGCGAAGTGGAAGCAGACCGCGTTCGAGTACGCGTGGACACTGCACACGGCGGGAGCGGTGAGCTAA
- a CDS encoding DUF2334 domain-containing protein, which translates to MSRHLLVSVSSIFDETRKDVQKLVADLERESIQVSLLVAPHIDKKWHLAKDDKTRGWLKEQMDAGRGLILNGFDQPVQGRRAEFANLGAHEAKLRLKGATRQMEKLGFELDTFAPPRWRMSEGTLEALHKFDFRLAASTQGVHFLRTGEVVYSRNLSVGEGFGAAGWWRRNIIDAAVRSARRGNTVRLSVSGRNLSKKKVRDDFVAAALAAAGEGLEPVNYRDLGRDS; encoded by the coding sequence ATGTCCCGCCACCTGCTCGTCTCTGTGTCGTCGATCTTCGATGAGACAAGGAAGGACGTGCAGAAGCTCGTCGCCGACTTAGAGCGCGAGTCGATTCAGGTGTCGCTCTTGGTGGCGCCGCACATCGACAAGAAGTGGCACCTGGCCAAGGACGACAAGACCCGCGGCTGGCTCAAAGAGCAGATGGATGCCGGCCGCGGGCTCATCCTCAACGGTTTCGACCAGCCGGTGCAGGGCCGCCGCGCCGAATTCGCCAACCTCGGGGCTCACGAGGCGAAGCTGCGTCTCAAGGGCGCGACCCGCCAGATGGAGAAGCTCGGCTTCGAGCTCGACACTTTCGCCCCGCCGCGGTGGCGCATGTCGGAAGGAACGCTGGAAGCGCTGCACAAATTCGATTTCCGTCTGGCCGCATCCACGCAGGGTGTCCACTTCTTGCGCACCGGCGAGGTCGTCTACTCGCGCAACCTGTCCGTCGGCGAGGGCTTCGGTGCCGCCGGGTGGTGGCGCCGAAACATCATCGACGCCGCCGTCCGCAGCGCCAGGCGCGGCAACACTGTGCGTTTGTCTGTCTCCGGCAGGAACCTGTCGAAGAAGAAAGTCCGCGACGATTTCGTCGCCGCCGCTCTCGCCGCTGCGGGCGAGGGCCTAGAACCGGTGAACTACCGGGACCTCGGACGGGATAGCTAG
- a CDS encoding metal ABC transporter ATP-binding protein, producing the protein MTSSDSRSPAVLELRGAAVDPLWSGLDLTVRRGEFIAVLGPNGVGKSTLLHAIMGTRRLTAGTVDAADRIGFIPQQHMFPADLPVRGRDLVSLACAHGIARRRPPAGKVDALLERVGATHFADQRAGLMSGGQQQLIRQAQALASEPELMLADEPLLSLDIARERDTVDRLAGLDAGVLCVTHSINPFLSVVDRVLYLGPEGHVVGAVDDVMRSDVLSDLYGTRVQVVEANGRMVVL; encoded by the coding sequence GTGACTTCTTCCGACTCCCGCTCCCCCGCGGTCCTCGAGCTGCGCGGCGCCGCCGTCGACCCGCTGTGGTCCGGTCTCGACCTGACCGTGCGGCGTGGGGAATTCATCGCGGTGCTGGGCCCCAACGGCGTGGGCAAATCGACGTTGCTGCACGCCATCATGGGCACCCGCCGCCTCACCGCGGGAACCGTCGACGCGGCCGACCGCATCGGGTTCATCCCGCAGCAGCACATGTTCCCCGCCGACCTGCCCGTGCGCGGCCGCGACCTCGTCTCGCTCGCGTGCGCACACGGAATTGCCCGCCGCCGCCCGCCCGCCGGCAAAGTGGATGCCCTCCTCGAACGCGTCGGTGCCACGCATTTCGCCGACCAGCGCGCAGGACTCATGTCCGGAGGGCAGCAGCAACTCATCCGCCAAGCCCAGGCACTCGCCAGCGAGCCGGAGCTCATGCTTGCCGACGAGCCCCTCCTCTCCCTCGACATCGCCCGCGAAAGGGACACCGTGGACAGGCTTGCCGGTCTCGACGCGGGGGTGCTGTGCGTGACGCACTCGATCAACCCGTTCCTGTCGGTCGTCGACCGGGTGCTCTACCTCGGGCCGGAAGGCCACGTCGTGGGCGCAGTCGACGACGTGATGCGCTCCGATGTGCTGAGCGACCTCTACGGCACCCGTGTCCAGGTCGTCGAGGCGAACGGAAGGATGGTGGTCCTGTGA